The proteins below are encoded in one region of Candidatus Thiodiazotropha sp. LNASS1:
- a CDS encoding EAL domain-containing protein: MYKSSVRVIEARLGICCWVLFLVLLLLNTGACAEGTKVSEQLEPVVLQLKWKHQFQFAGYYAALEKGFYREAGLDVLIREHSGDRSPIEVMLEGDAQFVVSGADALIKRARGYPIVALAAIYQHSPYALLVRADSGIHSVSELAGKRIMLGEGEQDAALHAMLQQGGLKATEFSRLDTNFDAKSLLRGETDAFNAYVTDQGFLLRQAGVEPHYIMPKDYGIDFYGDVLVTTESELEARPDHVEAFRLATLKGWSYALNHVEEMVELILLKYNTQEMTREHLLYEARMSQELIQPLFVEIGYMNPERWEHIKSIFVGLGFIGPNSQIDGMLYEDYRRLPAWLVWLNRNFMLLLFSVIGVMVLSLLAVIAHMRRLVRIRTSALIESSRHYRTVFDAAPEGMWLIDPARKTVDVNKRLMALLGYSKNEMLGKTPLEFVDVMNREVFIEQTSRIGTTERRSYDIELRHKDGHNIPTHFSAVTLRGKDGSVKAAIAFVEDITERKRMEAELRSSEQNLRRLIDAEPACVSTLDKRAELLSINPAGLEMLEAEGLSQLSEVTLNEVVDVPYREAFKRLNSQVFSGQKGVLTFSITGLKGRKAWLETHAVPITDADGKVVEHLGLTHDVTDRLQMEQQIMEEREFLQRVIDNIGDSVMVIDRELRIQLMNQSVKSRLKEFQADPGKMIHYFDLPFVSVPSEGNLIQDCPVHRVLQTGKQATAILTRPQSKDPASVSKVEVVASPLLNPDGSLRAVIEVARDITEHLDLLEEVKQQKDDLQHIAHHDPLTNLPNRSLFLLRLKQAISKAKRTGLQMAVLFVDLDRFKEINDSLGHAFGDRVLKRVSERFKQSVREDDTIARLGGDEFTFILEGLNRPQHAANMAQQIIRSLELPIEVDHHQLFLTTSIGISVYPQDGKSAETMLRNADAAMYKAKDEGKNTFQYYTEDMTEQAFERIFLEASLRRALVQNELAVCYQPQVDTRNGKIIGVEVLVRWLHPEMGTVLPSRFISLAEDTGLIIPLGEQVMRIACKQMAEWDRQGVRPGRIAINLSGKQVSSRELLTSLESILAETGCRPEWLEFEVTEGFLMKDPEKSVSILQQVRDLGIELAIDDFGTGYSSLTYLKRFPLTRLKIDQSFIRDVPHDQEDIAITRAIIALGNSLNLQVLAEGVESEEQKSFLIGEGCSEAQGYYFCRPLTVDKMTYLLMTSRQLPAEQVGQ, translated from the coding sequence ATGTACAAATCATCTGTCAGAGTAATTGAGGCAAGGTTGGGGATCTGCTGCTGGGTGCTGTTCCTTGTGCTCCTATTGCTTAATACGGGCGCCTGCGCGGAAGGAACAAAAGTCAGTGAACAACTGGAGCCGGTGGTATTACAGCTGAAATGGAAGCACCAGTTCCAATTTGCCGGTTACTATGCGGCCCTCGAAAAGGGCTTCTATCGAGAGGCGGGACTCGATGTTCTGATACGCGAGCACAGCGGTGACCGTTCACCCATCGAGGTCATGCTGGAGGGTGACGCCCAGTTCGTCGTGTCCGGTGCGGATGCATTGATCAAGCGCGCCCGCGGATACCCGATCGTCGCCTTGGCGGCGATCTATCAACATAGCCCCTATGCCCTCTTGGTCAGGGCCGACTCCGGTATACATAGCGTCTCCGAACTTGCAGGCAAACGCATCATGCTGGGCGAGGGAGAGCAGGATGCCGCCTTGCATGCGATGCTGCAGCAGGGTGGCCTGAAGGCAACTGAGTTTTCTCGACTCGACACCAACTTCGATGCCAAGTCGTTGTTGCGAGGTGAGACGGACGCCTTCAATGCCTACGTGACAGACCAGGGTTTTTTGCTGCGACAAGCGGGTGTCGAGCCGCACTACATCATGCCGAAGGACTACGGCATCGACTTTTACGGTGATGTTCTGGTGACCACGGAGTCGGAGTTGGAAGCCCGGCCTGATCACGTGGAGGCGTTTCGGCTCGCCACGCTGAAGGGTTGGTCTTATGCCCTGAACCATGTTGAGGAGATGGTTGAACTGATTCTGCTGAAGTACAACACCCAGGAGATGACCCGAGAACATCTGCTTTATGAGGCAAGGATGTCACAAGAGCTGATTCAACCATTGTTTGTGGAAATCGGCTATATGAATCCGGAGCGATGGGAGCACATCAAGTCGATCTTTGTGGGACTGGGGTTTATTGGACCCAATAGCCAGATCGACGGCATGCTGTATGAGGATTATCGACGCCTGCCCGCTTGGCTGGTGTGGCTGAACAGAAACTTCATGCTGCTTCTGTTCAGTGTGATCGGTGTCATGGTGTTGTCCCTGTTGGCGGTGATAGCGCATATGCGGCGATTGGTTCGGATCAGAACCAGTGCGCTGATCGAGAGTTCTCGCCACTATCGGACGGTTTTTGATGCCGCGCCGGAGGGAATGTGGCTGATCGACCCCGCGCGCAAAACCGTGGATGTCAACAAGCGTCTGATGGCCCTGCTGGGTTATAGCAAGAATGAGATGTTGGGTAAGACGCCACTTGAGTTCGTCGATGTGATGAATAGAGAAGTCTTTATCGAACAGACATCCAGGATCGGTACGACCGAGCGCCGCAGTTATGACATAGAGCTGCGGCACAAGGACGGGCATAACATCCCGACCCATTTCAGTGCAGTGACCCTACGGGGCAAGGACGGCAGTGTGAAGGCCGCGATCGCCTTCGTGGAAGATATAACCGAGCGAAAACGCATGGAGGCGGAATTGCGTAGCAGTGAACAGAACCTTCGTCGCCTCATCGATGCGGAACCGGCCTGTGTCAGTACCCTCGATAAGCGTGCTGAATTGCTCAGTATCAATCCGGCAGGGTTGGAGATGCTCGAGGCCGAGGGTTTGTCACAGCTTTCCGAGGTGACGCTCAATGAAGTGGTGGACGTGCCCTATCGTGAGGCGTTCAAAAGGTTGAACAGTCAGGTATTCAGCGGTCAAAAGGGTGTCCTGACATTCAGTATTACCGGGCTCAAGGGCCGCAAGGCATGGCTGGAAACCCATGCTGTCCCGATAACGGATGCGGATGGAAAGGTGGTCGAGCATCTGGGACTGACGCATGACGTGACCGATCGTCTGCAGATGGAGCAACAGATCATGGAGGAACGGGAATTCCTGCAGAGGGTCATCGATAATATCGGTGATTCGGTCATGGTGATCGACCGGGAGTTGCGGATTCAGTTGATGAATCAGAGTGTGAAATCGCGTCTCAAGGAGTTTCAAGCTGATCCCGGCAAGATGATCCACTATTTCGACCTTCCCTTTGTATCGGTGCCATCGGAAGGTAACCTGATACAGGATTGTCCGGTCCACCGGGTGTTACAGACGGGTAAGCAGGCCACAGCGATCTTGACACGGCCTCAATCGAAGGACCCGGCATCCGTCAGCAAGGTCGAAGTGGTCGCATCACCCCTGTTAAATCCCGACGGCAGTCTGCGTGCCGTCATTGAAGTGGCCAGGGATATAACCGAACACCTGGATCTGCTTGAAGAGGTCAAACAGCAAAAGGACGATCTGCAACATATCGCTCATCACGATCCCCTCACCAACCTGCCCAATCGGTCACTATTTCTGTTGCGGCTCAAACAGGCGATCAGTAAAGCGAAGCGTACAGGGCTGCAGATGGCCGTACTGTTTGTCGATCTGGACAGATTCAAGGAGATCAATGACAGTCTTGGACATGCCTTTGGCGACAGGGTATTGAAACGAGTGTCCGAGCGTTTCAAACAGAGTGTGCGTGAAGACGATACCATTGCCCGTCTCGGCGGGGACGAGTTTACTTTCATCCTCGAGGGATTGAACAGGCCGCAACACGCGGCAAATATGGCACAGCAGATCATTCGTTCACTCGAGTTACCGATCGAGGTGGATCATCATCAGCTGTTTCTCACCACGAGTATCGGCATCAGCGTCTATCCGCAGGATGGCAAGAGTGCCGAAACCATGCTGAGAAATGCGGATGCCGCCATGTACAAGGCCAAGGACGAAGGCAAGAATACCTTCCAGTACTATACCGAGGATATGACGGAACAGGCCTTCGAGCGGATCTTTCTCGAAGCCAGTCTGCGTCGTGCCCTGGTTCAGAACGAATTGGCCGTCTGCTATCAACCCCAGGTCGATACCCGGAACGGGAAGATTATCGGTGTCGAGGTGTTGGTACGCTGGCTGCATCCGGAAATGGGCACTGTTTTACCCTCCCGTTTTATCTCTTTGGCCGAGGATACGGGCCTGATCATTCCTCTGGGTGAGCAGGTGATGCGAATTGCCTGCAAGCAGATGGCGGAGTGGGATCGGCAGGGGGTTCGCCCGGGAAGAATAGCGATCAATCTGTCGGGAAAACAGGTGAGCAGCAGGGAACTGCTGACATCGCTGGAATCCATACTTGCCGAGACTGGTTGTCGACCCGAGTGGCTGGAGTTTGAGGTGACTGAGGGGTTTCTGATGAAAGACCCGGAGAAGTCGGTGTCAATCCTGCAGCAGGTCAGGGATTTGGGGATCGAACTCGCAATCGATGATTTCGGCACCGGCTACTCGTCATTGACCTACCTGAAGCGTTTTCCTCTGACACGGTTGAAAATCGATCAGTCATTTATCAGGGATGTACCGCATGATCAGGAGGATATTGCCATCACCCGCGCAATCATTGCCCTGGGCAACAGCCTCAATCTTCAGGTCCTGGCAGAGGGGGTCGAGAGCGAAGAACAGAAGAGTTTTCTCATTGGCGAGGGATGCAGTGAGGCGCAAGGTTACTACTTTTGTCGCCCTCTGACTGTGGATAAGATGACTTACCTGCTAATGACATCCCGGCAATTACCGGCTGAGCAGGTTGGGCAATGA